The following are encoded together in the Bradyrhizobium sp. CCGUVB1N3 genome:
- the rfbC gene encoding dTDP-4-dehydrorhamnose 3,5-epimerase, which yields MKLEQTGIEGVWVAESMANQDQRGRFSRLFCSREQQDIIGSRSIVQINHSVTRSVGALRGLHFQFPPHAEMKIVRCLRGRVFDVAVDLRKGSATFRKWTSLELTPENRRALVIPEGCAHGFQVLEPDSELLYLHTAFYAPKAEGGVRFDDPMIGVAWPLTPTDLSERDLHHPLLDKNFEGIVV from the coding sequence ATGAAGCTCGAGCAGACCGGCATCGAGGGTGTCTGGGTTGCCGAGAGCATGGCCAACCAAGACCAGCGCGGGAGGTTTTCAAGACTGTTCTGCTCGCGCGAGCAACAGGACATCATCGGATCGCGATCGATCGTTCAGATAAATCACTCCGTCACCCGAAGCGTGGGCGCGCTCAGGGGGCTGCATTTTCAATTCCCGCCACATGCGGAAATGAAGATTGTCCGCTGCCTTAGGGGGCGCGTGTTCGACGTGGCTGTCGATTTGCGCAAGGGGTCGGCAACGTTCCGAAAGTGGACGTCGCTGGAACTCACGCCAGAAAATCGCCGGGCCCTGGTTATCCCCGAAGGATGTGCCCATGGCTTCCAGGTGCTAGAGCCGGATTCCGAACTACTTTATCTGCATACCGCGTTTTACGCCCCTAAAGCAGAAGGCGGAGTTCGTTTCGATGATCCGATGATCGGCGTGGCGTGGCCACTGACACCGACCGACCTGTCCGAGAGGGACCTCCATCATCCGCTTCTCGACAAGAATTTCGAAGGAATAGTGGTATGA
- the rfbF gene encoding glucose-1-phosphate cytidylyltransferase: MKAIILAGGLGTRISEESHLKPKPMIEIGGKPILWHIMKMYSGHGIDDFVICLGYKGYVIKEYFSNYFLHTSDVTFSMRENSMEIHQKFAEPWRVTLVDTGELTMTGGRLKRVAPYLGNESFCFTYGDGVADIDISALIAKHREAGRLATVTAIQPPGRYGALHIENEMVHHFQEKPAGDGAWINGGFFVLEPGVLSYLDGDNTVWEQQPLQRLAAEGQLSAYRHSGFWQAMDTLRDKNHLEELWSSGKAPWKIW; the protein is encoded by the coding sequence ATGAAAGCGATCATTCTCGCCGGTGGATTGGGGACCCGGATCAGCGAAGAGTCCCACCTCAAGCCAAAGCCGATGATTGAAATCGGCGGTAAGCCAATTCTCTGGCACATCATGAAGATGTATTCGGGGCACGGAATCGATGATTTCGTGATCTGTCTTGGCTACAAGGGCTACGTCATCAAGGAGTATTTCTCCAACTACTTCCTGCACACGTCCGACGTTACGTTCAGCATGCGCGAAAATAGCATGGAGATTCATCAAAAGTTCGCCGAGCCTTGGCGCGTGACGCTGGTTGATACCGGCGAACTCACCATGACCGGTGGTCGGCTGAAGCGGGTCGCGCCGTATCTCGGCAACGAGTCGTTCTGCTTTACCTACGGCGATGGTGTGGCGGACATAGATATCTCGGCGCTCATCGCCAAGCACCGTGAGGCCGGGCGGCTGGCGACGGTGACTGCGATCCAGCCACCCGGCCGCTACGGTGCGCTGCACATCGAAAACGAGATGGTTCACCATTTCCAAGAAAAACCGGCTGGCGACGGCGCCTGGATCAACGGCGGTTTTTTCGTGCTCGAGCCCGGTGTGCTTTCCTATCTCGACGGTGACAACACTGTATGGGAACAACAGCCCCTGCAGCGGCTGGCTGCCGAGGGCCAATTGTCCGCCTATCGACACAGCGGCTTCTGGCAGGCGATGGACACGCTTCGCGACAAAAATCATCTCGAGGAATTGTGGTCGTCAGGAAAGGCGCCCTGGAAGATTTGGTGA
- a CDS encoding class I SAM-dependent methyltransferase, giving the protein MKCRHCHHELEHVFLDLGHAPPSNAYLSASQLRAPETTFPLRLYVCDKCWLVQTEDYAAADELFSRDYAYFSSTSRSWLQHAARYVERIAEILKLNRDSFVIEVASNDGYLLKNFVAAGIPCLGVEPTSSTADAAEKIGVPVLRKFFGVATATELAEAGKRADLICGNNVYAHVPDINDFTDGLRIALKQGGTINLEFPHLMNLIRFNQFDTVYHEHFSYLSLTAVVGIFAKAGLRIFDLEELPTHGGSLRIYGCHESDPRKMRSVVMDMLEKENAYGLRDLAIYKGFQQKADKVKDDFVEFLIAQKRAGKSVAAYGAAAKGNTLMNYAGVKPDLVSFVCDAAISKQGSYMPGNHLAILPPSELAKFKPDWVVIFPWNIAEEVVQQQQPLLGSGSKFVIAVPELKVLP; this is encoded by the coding sequence ATGAAATGTCGTCATTGCCATCATGAACTCGAACACGTCTTTCTCGATCTCGGTCACGCTCCTCCGTCGAACGCCTATCTCTCGGCGAGCCAGTTGCGAGCGCCGGAGACGACGTTCCCGCTGCGGCTCTACGTCTGCGACAAATGCTGGTTGGTCCAGACGGAGGACTACGCGGCGGCCGATGAATTGTTTTCTCGCGACTATGCGTATTTCTCCTCGACCTCGCGCAGTTGGTTGCAGCACGCGGCGCGTTATGTGGAGAGGATCGCTGAAATCCTAAAGCTGAACCGCGACAGTTTCGTGATCGAGGTCGCCTCCAATGACGGCTACCTGCTGAAGAACTTCGTCGCGGCCGGCATTCCATGCCTCGGTGTCGAGCCCACCAGCAGCACCGCTGACGCAGCGGAAAAGATTGGCGTTCCGGTGCTGCGCAAGTTCTTCGGCGTGGCGACCGCGACGGAGCTGGCGGAAGCGGGCAAGCGCGCCGACCTGATATGCGGTAACAATGTCTACGCGCACGTACCTGATATCAACGACTTCACGGATGGCCTTCGGATCGCGCTCAAACAGGGCGGTACCATCAACCTCGAGTTTCCCCATCTGATGAACCTGATCAGGTTCAACCAATTCGATACGGTCTATCATGAGCATTTTTCTTATCTCTCCCTGACCGCCGTCGTTGGCATATTTGCAAAGGCGGGGCTGCGCATTTTCGATCTGGAGGAACTGCCGACCCACGGCGGGAGCCTGCGCATTTACGGATGCCACGAAAGCGACCCGCGGAAGATGCGGTCCGTTGTGATGGATATGCTGGAGAAAGAGAATGCTTATGGCTTGCGTGACCTGGCCATTTACAAGGGATTTCAGCAGAAGGCGGACAAGGTCAAAGATGATTTTGTTGAATTCTTGATTGCCCAAAAGCGCGCAGGTAAATCGGTCGCGGCGTATGGTGCTGCTGCGAAGGGAAATACGCTGATGAACTATGCGGGGGTCAAACCCGACCTCGTGAGCTTCGTCTGCGATGCCGCGATCTCAAAACAAGGCAGCTATATGCCGGGCAATCATCTGGCCATTCTGCCGCCGTCCGAACTTGCAAAGTTCAAGCCCGATTGGGTTGTCATCTTCCCCTGGAACATTGCCGAAGAGGTGGTCCAGCAACAGCAGCCGCTTTTAGGGTCGGGCAGCAAATTCGTCATCGCCGTTCCGGAACTCAAGGTTCTGCCGTGA
- a CDS encoding glycosyltransferase family 2 protein, producing the protein MNNDRPLPRITIACPVYNEEAVVPLFFGRILPVIEELSARYRVELLFLNNASTDGTYAEICKLRAQYDFVYVITLSANVGYQRSLECGLRNAQGEVIAFIDVDCEDPPEMLLDFVSYYEKGFDIVYGARVDREEARPVKTLRKFFYHVVRLLADEDIILYMAEFSLLTSEVRDAIVNDHNSFPFIRASISRIGYKRIGLPYKRQRRIAGKTNYNLVGMTIFAIAGILSSTTLPLRLPIYALPVWLLLTAILGSAYILTQSPWLLLLNLLCGCTYFGFTAAFTALYVARSYKNGLGRPNFAVNRRYTHAQRTVAAS; encoded by the coding sequence GTGAACAACGATCGGCCACTACCACGCATTACGATTGCCTGCCCTGTATATAATGAGGAAGCCGTCGTTCCATTGTTCTTCGGACGGATACTGCCGGTCATCGAGGAGCTGTCGGCGCGGTATCGCGTCGAGCTGCTGTTTCTCAATAATGCCTCAACAGACGGGACCTATGCCGAAATTTGCAAGCTGCGCGCTCAATATGACTTCGTCTATGTGATCACGCTGAGCGCTAATGTCGGCTACCAGCGTTCGCTGGAATGCGGATTGCGCAACGCGCAGGGCGAGGTGATCGCCTTTATCGACGTCGATTGCGAAGACCCACCCGAAATGCTGTTGGATTTTGTTAGCTACTATGAGAAGGGCTTCGACATCGTCTATGGGGCGCGAGTCGACCGCGAGGAGGCTCGACCCGTCAAGACGCTACGCAAGTTCTTCTACCATGTCGTGCGGTTGCTGGCGGACGAAGATATTATCCTGTACATGGCCGAGTTCTCGTTGCTTACTTCCGAAGTTCGCGATGCCATTGTAAACGACCACAACTCATTCCCGTTCATCCGTGCGTCGATCTCGCGGATCGGGTATAAACGGATTGGTCTACCCTACAAGCGGCAACGCCGCATCGCCGGGAAGACAAACTACAATCTCGTTGGAATGACGATCTTTGCGATCGCCGGCATCCTGTCATCGACCACATTACCCTTGCGCTTGCCAATCTATGCGCTTCCGGTATGGCTCCTGCTCACAGCCATATTGGGATCTGCATACATCCTGACCCAAAGCCCGTGGCTGCTGCTGCTGAACCTGTTGTGCGGCTGCACGTATTTCGGATTTACTGCGGCGTTCACGGCGCTTTACGTAGCCCGGTCCTACAAGAATGGCCTCGGGCGGCCAAACTTTGCGGTGAACCGCCGATACACACACGCCCAACGTACGGTCGCAGCGTCGTGA
- a CDS encoding FAD-binding oxidoreductase has translation MSSRVSDAPRADQDFVSFDGRIRARGQLQQPDRYRYWRSDLSEAPRISRGSGLSYAAASFLQDGLSVSHRSFDRVTDFDSARHVVEVEAGISLFALHRFLSAHRLYLPIQPGHGRISVGGCIAADVHGKSQSRDGTFINQLESITLFHPSHGMLELSPLKDPDLFRLTCGGYGLTGHIIRARLRASPAPATWVQMRAVPFARAAEGFDRLRLAARDADFAYTWHDMASSKASFGSGYLFEGRFVDKGASAVPDEEPPVLSSESRGRWPVSLISAIAARGLNLEFRRRQKSTLQGQVISLQDALFPAHKTQLYFQLFGAAGFREYQAILPDEAIEDYVESVRTYVRERPLPITLSSAKAFAGTRELLRFTGTGICLALNVPAGAAADRLMAFLDERVIALGGLPNIIKDSRLPRAVVDACYPEADRFRSTLHAFDSKRLFRSTLSERLGL, from the coding sequence TTGTCATCCAGAGTATCCGATGCTCCGCGGGCGGACCAAGATTTCGTCAGTTTCGATGGTCGTATCCGTGCCCGGGGGCAGCTACAGCAGCCCGATCGCTATCGCTATTGGCGAAGCGATCTGAGCGAAGCACCGCGCATTTCGCGCGGCTCCGGACTTTCTTATGCAGCAGCAAGCTTCCTGCAAGATGGATTGTCGGTCTCGCACCGTTCTTTCGATCGTGTGACGGATTTCGATTCCGCGCGCCATGTCGTTGAGGTCGAGGCGGGCATCTCGCTCTTTGCACTGCACCGCTTCCTGTCCGCGCACCGGCTCTATCTGCCGATTCAGCCGGGGCACGGCCGAATTTCTGTGGGAGGATGTATTGCCGCCGATGTCCACGGCAAGAGCCAGAGTCGCGATGGCACGTTTATCAACCAGCTCGAGTCGATTACCTTGTTCCATCCGTCCCACGGGATGCTCGAGCTATCTCCGCTGAAAGATCCGGACCTGTTTCGGCTGACCTGCGGTGGTTACGGACTTACAGGACACATCATCCGGGCACGGCTTCGCGCCTCACCGGCGCCGGCGACTTGGGTCCAAATGCGAGCCGTGCCGTTTGCTCGTGCCGCAGAAGGATTCGATCGCCTTCGGCTCGCCGCGCGCGACGCTGATTTTGCCTATACATGGCACGATATGGCGTCATCGAAGGCCAGTTTTGGAAGCGGCTATTTGTTTGAGGGCAGATTCGTCGACAAGGGCGCATCGGCTGTGCCGGACGAAGAACCGCCGGTGCTGTCATCCGAAAGCCGCGGTCGCTGGCCAGTTTCCTTGATCAGTGCGATCGCAGCCCGCGGCCTTAACCTGGAGTTTCGACGGCGGCAAAAGTCTACTTTGCAAGGTCAGGTCATCTCCTTGCAGGATGCGCTTTTTCCAGCTCACAAAACGCAGCTATATTTTCAACTCTTCGGTGCCGCGGGCTTTCGGGAGTATCAGGCGATCCTCCCTGACGAGGCAATTGAGGACTATGTCGAATCAGTCCGAACCTACGTCCGTGAGCGGCCTCTGCCGATCACATTGTCATCGGCAAAGGCATTCGCAGGAACGCGGGAGTTGCTCCGCTTTACCGGGACAGGCATTTGCCTCGCCTTGAATGTGCCAGCCGGTGCAGCCGCCGATCGGTTGATGGCTTTTCTCGACGAGCGAGTCATTGCGCTTGGCGGCCTGCCCAATATCATTAAGGATTCGCGCTTGCCCCGCGCTGTGGTCGACGCCTGCTATCCCGAAGCCGATCGATTCCGCAGCACGCTCCATGCCTTCGACTCTAAGCGCCTGTTTCGTTCCACCCTGTCCGAAAGGTTGGGCCTGTGA
- the rfbG gene encoding CDP-glucose 4,6-dehydratase has protein sequence MMFGDIYNGRHVLVTGHTGFKGSWLTLWLKELGAKVTGIALPPETDPHHFGQLNLDIESHFIDIRDQRPLRDQIRESDPEVVFHMAAQPLVRRSYHAPLETWATNVMGTANVLDACREARRLTAIIVVTTDKCYENNEWVWGYRETDRLGGHDPYSASKAGCELVAASYRKSFFNSPDAPLLATARAGNVIGGGDWSEDRLIPDLVRAIQHGRPVEIRSPTATRPWQHVLECLSGYLMLGQQLVGRDSTFAEAWNFGPDREGNRQVRQVLDTIKRQWPAAEWYHPGQAQAHEAQLLQVDSDKARQRMQWQPVWTFDEGVGATAEWYQAWLERGEVVSRAQLARYVARANARKLAWAEGEAS, from the coding sequence ATGATGTTCGGCGATATCTACAACGGCCGCCATGTGCTGGTTACTGGACACACCGGCTTCAAGGGAAGCTGGCTGACCCTTTGGCTCAAGGAACTGGGCGCAAAGGTCACGGGAATCGCACTTCCGCCGGAGACCGATCCCCACCACTTCGGCCAACTGAACCTCGATATCGAGTCGCACTTCATCGATATTCGCGATCAGAGACCGCTACGCGATCAGATACGGGAGTCTGATCCGGAGGTCGTGTTCCACATGGCGGCTCAGCCACTGGTGCGCCGCTCCTACCACGCGCCCCTCGAGACTTGGGCCACCAATGTCATGGGGACCGCAAATGTGCTCGACGCATGTCGTGAGGCCAGGCGCCTAACCGCGATCATCGTCGTGACGACCGATAAGTGTTACGAGAACAACGAGTGGGTATGGGGGTATCGAGAGACCGATCGTCTAGGAGGGCATGATCCCTACAGCGCGTCCAAGGCCGGGTGCGAACTGGTTGCCGCAAGCTACAGGAAATCGTTCTTCAACTCGCCTGACGCGCCACTGCTGGCCACGGCGCGCGCTGGCAATGTGATCGGCGGTGGCGACTGGTCGGAAGATCGTCTGATTCCGGACTTGGTGCGTGCGATCCAGCACGGTAGGCCCGTGGAGATCAGATCGCCAACGGCAACGCGACCCTGGCAGCATGTGCTCGAATGCCTATCGGGTTATCTCATGCTCGGACAGCAATTGGTCGGACGCGATTCCACGTTTGCCGAGGCCTGGAATTTCGGGCCCGATCGGGAAGGCAACCGCCAAGTTCGGCAGGTCCTCGACACGATCAAGCGGCAATGGCCGGCCGCGGAATGGTATCACCCCGGCCAGGCTCAAGCGCACGAAGCGCAGCTGCTCCAGGTCGATAGCGACAAGGCCCGTCAGCGAATGCAATGGCAGCCAGTGTGGACCTTCGACGAAGGTGTAGGTGCCACTGCCGAATGGTATCAAGCCTGGCTCGAACGAGGCGAGGTCGTCAGCCGTGCGCAACTCGCGCGCTATGTGGCACGCGCTAACGCGCGGAAGCTGGCGTGGGCCGAGGGGGAGGCTTCATGA
- a CDS encoding NAD(P)-dependent oxidoreductase, producing MKVLVTGATGFVGRHVISALLAKGHSVTAVARDADKARLMPWFTQVHFISCDLHGDFRPLVSGDVRPDALIHLAWPGLPNYRDFFHLGRNLPADLAFLEAAVDAGVSQIMVAGTCLEYGMQYGPLTEQAATAPITAYGFAKDSLRKSLQFLQQQKPFTLQWMRLFYMYGEGQNPNSLLAHLDRAIDGSALFFNMSGGDQLRDYLPINAVAENFVLALEMPLACNGVINCCSGTPISVLDLVSQHRRLRSSQIELRRGHFPYPDYEPMAFWGVPSKLNALKARSR from the coding sequence GTGAAGGTTCTGGTGACGGGTGCGACGGGGTTTGTAGGGCGGCACGTCATCAGCGCGCTGCTCGCCAAAGGTCATTCCGTCACCGCCGTCGCCCGCGATGCTGACAAAGCGCGATTGATGCCGTGGTTTACGCAGGTCCACTTTATCTCCTGCGACCTTCACGGCGACTTCCGACCACTAGTTTCTGGGGATGTTCGGCCCGATGCGCTGATCCATCTGGCTTGGCCCGGTCTACCGAACTATCGCGACTTCTTTCACCTCGGCCGCAATCTCCCCGCTGACTTGGCGTTTCTGGAAGCAGCCGTGGATGCGGGTGTGTCGCAAATTATGGTGGCGGGCACCTGTCTTGAATATGGCATGCAGTACGGGCCACTGACCGAACAAGCCGCAACCGCGCCGATCACGGCGTATGGCTTTGCCAAGGACTCTCTGCGGAAATCTCTGCAGTTCTTACAGCAGCAAAAGCCGTTCACCCTGCAATGGATGCGGCTGTTCTACATGTATGGCGAGGGACAAAACCCAAACAGCCTACTCGCGCACCTCGATCGCGCAATTGATGGAAGCGCGCTGTTTTTCAATATGTCCGGAGGCGATCAGCTCCGCGATTATTTGCCAATCAATGCTGTGGCTGAAAATTTCGTGTTGGCTCTTGAGATGCCATTGGCCTGCAATGGTGTTATTAACTGCTGCAGTGGAACGCCAATCTCGGTGTTGGATCTGGTGTCGCAGCATCGGCGCTTGCGATCAAGTCAGATTGAACTCCGCCGCGGTCACTTCCCCTATCCCGATTACGAGCCGATGGCGTTCTGGGGCGTGCCGTCCAAGCTCAACGCGCTGAAGGCGCGGTCGCGGTGA
- a CDS encoding SDR family oxidoreductase, whose amino-acid sequence MRALVVGASAGVGRALCDALAMRGTALLLVATDAQDLDALAAHLRLVHGVEVQTVATNASVPPDCVDRIAAAASQFGEINELYFPIGASRRDDVGFLDTEDTLRIVNSNLTVVMVVTAYFLPRLLQQKQARIVGFGSIAASRGRKANVVYSAAKRGLESYFESLRHLTVGTGLLVQFVRLGYVETQQSFGQRLLFPTVSPAQVANYVIGNARNDFGARFFPGFWAGIAFVISRLPWFIFKKLNF is encoded by the coding sequence GTGAGGGCACTGGTAGTTGGAGCATCCGCGGGTGTAGGACGGGCGCTCTGTGACGCACTTGCAATGCGTGGTACGGCATTGCTTTTGGTGGCAACCGATGCGCAGGATCTCGATGCGCTCGCCGCCCACCTTCGATTGGTTCACGGCGTAGAGGTGCAAACGGTCGCCACCAATGCCAGCGTTCCGCCGGATTGTGTGGACAGGATTGCGGCGGCCGCTTCGCAGTTCGGTGAGATCAACGAGCTCTATTTTCCGATTGGAGCATCGCGTCGAGACGACGTCGGATTTCTGGATACGGAGGACACGCTGAGGATCGTGAATTCCAACCTGACCGTCGTGATGGTGGTTACAGCGTACTTTTTGCCACGGCTTTTGCAACAGAAGCAGGCGCGCATTGTCGGTTTCGGTTCGATCGCCGCCAGTCGCGGCAGGAAGGCTAATGTAGTTTATTCCGCCGCAAAGCGGGGGTTGGAGAGCTACTTTGAAAGTCTACGCCATCTTACCGTTGGCACCGGCTTGCTGGTCCAGTTCGTTCGGCTCGGCTACGTCGAAACTCAACAATCGTTTGGCCAGCGTCTCTTGTTCCCCACCGTTTCGCCTGCACAAGTCGCAAATTATGTAATTGGGAACGCTCGCAACGACTTTGGAGCGCGCTTTTTTCCAGGGTTTTGGGCGGGAATAGCTTTCGTCATTTCACGTCTCCCCTGGTTTATATTCAAGAAGCTGAATTTCTGA